The segment CACGGCCCTGGGCGCCGTCCTCATCGGCATCATCACCACCGGCCTGACCATCAAGGGCCTGCCCTACTACACCCAGGACGTGGTCGAGGGCACCGTCCTCATCCTCGCCCTGGTCTTCAGCTTCACCCTGTCCCGAGGAAAGCGCGCATGACGACGACGCAGACGTACCGAATCCTTGAAGCCGACGACATCGCCGCCTACCTGCGCGAGCGCGGCCACGCCGACGGCGGGGACCTCACCGTCCGCGAGGTCTCCGACGGCAACATGAACCGGGTCTTCATCGCCACCGGCCCCACCCTCGGCCTCGCCGTCAAGCAGGCCCTGCCCTGGGTGCGCGTCGCCGGCCCCTCCTGGCCCATGAGCCCCAGCCGCGCCGACGCCGAGGCCCGCGCGTACGCCCAGGTCGCCGCCGTCGCCCCGGACACCATCCCGGCCATCCTGGGCTACGACGCCGCCAACTACGCGCTGACCATGGAGGACATGTCCGACCTCCGCGTCCTGCGCACCGCCTTGAACGAGGGCGGCTCCTACGGCGACACCTCCCGCCACGTCGGCGCGTTCGTCGCCGCGCTCTCCTTCGCCACCAGCGACTTCGGCATGCCCTCCGCCGACCGCAAGGCCCTCATCGCGGCCTCCGTCAGCCCCGAACTCTGCAAGATCACCGAAGACGTCGTCCTGTCCGAGCCCTACATCGAGCACGAGCACAACCACTGGCACCCCGCCCTGGCCGACCTCGCCGCCGCCTTCCGCGCCGACCCCGTGCTCCGTACCGAGGTCGCCGACCTCCGGCACACCTTCATGACCGGCGCCCAGGCACTCCTGCACGGCGACCTCCACACCGGCAGCATCATGGTCGGCGACCGCGAAGGCGCCCCGTCGTCCGCGTCTTCGACCCCGAGTTCTCCTTCGTCGGCCCGATCGGCTTCGACCTCGGCCTGTACTGGGGCAACGCACTGGTCTCGGCCGTACGCGCCCGCGCCCTCGGCCTCGACGGCGACCACGCCGAGCAGCTCGCGCTGAGCTGGCAGGCCTTCGAGACCGAATTCCGCCGCCTGTGGCCCACCCGCGTCGACACCTTCTTCGACGACGCCTACCTCGACCGCTTCCTGCGCCGCGTCTGGTCCGACAGCCTCGGCTTCGCCGGCGCCGAGATCGTCCGCCGCATCATCGGCTTCGCCCACCTCACCGACCTCACCACCCTCCCCGACCCGGGCCCCGCCTCGCGCGAGGCGCTGCTGCTGGGCAGGGCGCTGATCGTGAACCGGGCCGAACTGGCCGGCCCGGAGGACGTACGGGCGCTGCTGGAGAAGGGGTAGAGAAACGGTAGGGGTCAGCGCCCGCCCACGGACTGCCGCACCCGGCCCAGCAGTTCCGCTCCGCGCTCCCCGCCGAACCAGCGTGCGTGCTCGGTGAAGTAGTCATAGGCGAGCGCCGTGTTCTGCGCCGAGCCCACCACCCCGTGGAAGTAGTCCACCTCCGACAGCGCGAACTCCGCGTGCACCAGCGGCAGCAACTCCGGAAGCGCGGCCGCCTCCGCCCCGCTCAGCGGCCGCACGGCCGAGTAACCGCCCAGCAGCGCGCCCAGATGATCGAACTCCACCCGGACCTGCCCGGTCGGCAGATCCAGCCACTGCACCACATTGCGCTCGATCGCCGTCGCCAGATCATGAACGGCCGTCGTACGGTCGCTCAGCCCGAAGTCCAGCACCGTCGAGACCTGGGAAGTCCCCGCGTCCCACAGCAGATTCGACGCATGCCAGTCGTTGTGCGTCCACATCGGCTCCAGCTTGTCCAGGAACGGCGCCAGCCGCTCATGGAACGGCAGATGGATCCGTACGACATCCTCCCGCCACGCCCGCCCGGCCAGCGCCGCACCCAGCGCCGGCCGCTCGGCGACATACCGCTCCAGCCCAGCCACCGGGTCCGCCGACGCGAACACCGTGAACGACGCCACCAGCGGCTGCGGGCGCCTGCGCGGAGCGTCGTACCCCTCGGCGGCCGCGTGCAGCCGCGCCAGAGCCGCGCCCGCGGCGGCCGCATGCCCGACCGAGGCGAACGGCGTCCACGACAGCGCGTCCTGATACAGATCCGTACCCCGGCCCGCTGTGTGCACCTCGTACACCCACTCGCCCAGCGCGACCACATCCAGCACCTCGACCACCGGCGCGCCGCGCTCCCGCAGATGCCGCAGAAAGCCGTGCTCCTCGCCGAGGGACTCCGCCGTGCGTACCGACACGTGGTGCCGCTTGACGAAAACCAGCCCCCGCCCCGCCTGCTCCACCAGCGCCGCCGCCGACAAGGGCCGCGGACTGCGCCACAGCACCCGCACCGGCCCCCGCCCGCCCAGCACGGCGGCGGCCTCGCCGTCCGTCAGCGGCGGCCAGTCCGGCGCGACCGGCTCATGGCCCATCCCGTGGGCGAGGTGCGGTGTCACTCCACGGAGTCCTTCCACAGAAAGGTCATTTTCAGCCAGGGTAATGGCTGGGGCGGCACCGTACGCACGGTGCCGCCCCTTCGCCCAAGACCCCGGGACCCCGGTCAGGCCCGCTTCGCGAGCAGCTCCTCGACCCGTTCCCGTACGGCCGCGTCGTCCAGCCCCCGCACGGTGAGCGTCGTACGGCGCCGCAGCACGTCGTCGGCGGTCTCCGCCCACTCGTGGTCCCGCGCGTAGACGACCTGCGCCCATATCTCGGGGCCGTCGGGGTGGATGCGCTCGCCGAGCGAGGGGTCCTCGTTCACCAGACGGGCGATGTCGAAGGACAGCGAACCGTAGTGCGTGGCGAGGTGGCGGGCGGTCAGCGGGTCGATGCGGCTGCCGGGGTCGCGGTCGACGAGCAGCCGGTGGGCGACCGCGTTCGGGTTGGCGACACCCGGCAGCGGCATCCGCTTGGGGAGCCGGGCCAGCGGCACCATGTCCTCGCGCAGCGGCCCGCCGGGCAGCTGCGCGAGCTTGCCGATGACCGTGCGGCCGATGTGCCGGTATGTGGTCCACTTGCCGCCTGCCACCGACAGCATGCCGCCGCGGCCCTCGGTGACGACCGTCTCGCGCTTGGCCTTCTTCACGTCACCGGGCCCGCCCGGAAGCACCCGCAGCCCCGCGAAGGCGTAGGTGATCAGCGACCGGTCCAGGTGCTCGTCCTTCACGGAGAGCCGGGCCTCGTCCAGGATCTGCTGGATGTCGGCCTCGGTGGCCCGTACGTCGGCCGGGTCGCCGGTGTACTCCTCGTCCGTGGTGCCCAGCATCAGCTGGTCCTCCCACGGCAGGGCGAAGGTGATGCGGTACTTGTCGACCGGGGTGGCCATGGCGGCCTTCCAGGGCGCCTTGCGCTTGAGGACGACATGGGCGCCCTTGCTGAGCCGGATCGAGGGGTCCGAGCCGGCGTCCTCCATCTTGCGCAGGTGGTCGACCCACGGGCCGGTGGCGTTGAGCACGACCCGGGCGTCGACGCCGAACTCGGCGCCGTCCAGCCGGTCCTTGAGGTCGGCGCCGCTGACCCGGCCCCGGGTGAAGCGCAGCCCGGTGACCTCGGAGTGGTTGAGGACGACCGCACCGGCCTCGACGGCCGCGCGCACCGTCATGATGGCCATCCGCGAGTCGTTCATCTGGTGGTCGTAGTAGACCGCGACGGCCTTGAGGTTCTCCGTGTTCAGGCCGGGGTTGTCGGCCGCGGCACGGGCCGGGGATATCACCTTGCCGACGCCGTCGCCGAAGGCGGACAGCGCGGTGTAGGCGAAGACCCCGGCGCCGAGCACGGGGGCGCTGACCGGTCCGCCCTTGTAGACGGGCAGATAGAAGGTCAGCGGGTTGACCAGGTGCGGCGCGACGTCCTTGGCGAGCGCGCGCCGCTCCTGGTGGTTCTCCGCGACCAGCTTGACCGCGCCGGTCTGCAGGTAGCGCAGACCGCCGTGGACCAGCTTGGAGGAGGCGGAGGAGGTTGCGCCGGCGAAGTCGCCGGCGTCCACCATGGCCACCCGCAGCCCGGACTGCGCGGCGTGCCAGGCCACCGAGGTGCCGAGGATTCCGCCGCCGATCACCAGTAGGTCGTACGTGGCGTGGCTGAGCAGGTCCCGGGTCTCGGAACGGCCGGGGTTGCGGCCGGCGGTCGGGTGCGTCCCAAGGGTCGGGACGCTCTGCAGGGTGCTCATGTCGTGTTTACTCCTCGTCCTCGATCCAGCCCATGGTCCGCTCGACGGCCTTGAGCCAGCTCTTGTACTCGCGGTCACGCTGGGCCGCGTCCATGTTGGGGGTCCACTCGGCGGCCCGGCGCCAGTTGGCGCGCAGCTCGTCGGTGTCCGCCCAGAAGCCGACGGCCAGACCGGCGGCGTAGGCGGCGCCGAGGCAGGTGGTCTCGGCGACCATCGGACGGACCACGGGGGCGTCCAGGAAGTCGGCGAGGGTCTGCATCAGCAGGTTGTTGGAGGTCATGCCGCCGTCGACCTTGACCGCGGCCAGCTCGACGCCGGAGTCCTTGGTCATGGCGTCGACGATCTCGCGGGTCTGCCAGGCGGTGGCCTCCAGCACGGCGCGGGCGATGTGCGCCTTGGTGACGTACCGGGTCAGGCCGGCGATGACACCACGGGCGTCGGAGCGCCAGTGCGGGGCGAACAGACCGGAGAAGGCCGGCACGAAGTAGGCGCCGCCGTTGTCCTCGACGGAGGAGGCCAGCGTCTCGATCTCGGCCGCGCTCTTGATCAGGCCCATCTGGTCGCGCATCCACTGCACGAGCGAACCGGTGACCGCGATCGAGCCCTCAAGGGCGTAGACCGGCTTCTGGTCGCCGATGCGGTAGCCGACGGTGGTCAGCAGGCCGTTGTAGGAGTTGACCGGCGTCTCGCCGGTGTTCATCAGCAGGAAGGTGCCGGTGCCGTACGTCGACTTGGCCTCGCCCTCGGCGAAACAGGTCTGGCCGAACAGGGCCGCCTGCTGGTCGCCCAGCGCGGAGGCGACGGGCACACCGGCGAGCAGGCCGGAGGCGGCGTGGCCGTAGACCTCGGCGGAGGAGCGGATCTCGGGCAGCACGGCGGCCGGGACGCCGATGGAGGCGAGGATCTTCTCGTCCCACTGGAGGGTGGCCAGGTTCATCAGCAGGGTGCGCGAGGCGTTGGTGACGTCGGTGACGTGCACGCCTCCGTTCGGGCCGCCGGTGAGGTTCCAGATGACCCAGCTGTCCATGGTGCCGAAGAGGATCTCGCCGCGCTCGGCGCGCTCGCGCAGGCCCTCGACGTTGTCCAGCAGCCAGCGGATCTTCGGGCCGGCGAAGTACGAGGCCAGCGGCAGGCCGGTCTCGCGGCGGAAGCGGTCCTGGCCGACGTTGCGGCCGAGCTCCTTGCACAGGGCGTCGGTGCGGGTGTCCTGCCACACGAGGGCGTTGTGGACGGGCTCGCCGGTGGCCTTGTCCCACAGCAACGTGGTCTCACGCTGGTTGGTGATGCCGATGGCCTTCACGTCGGCCGAGGTGATGCCGGCCTTGGTGATGGCGCTGTCGACGACCTCCTGGACGTTGGTCCAGATCTCGGCGGCGTCGTGCTCGACCCATCCCGGCTTCGGGAAGATCTGCTCGTGCTCCTTCTGGTCGACGGAGACGATCCGGCCGTCCTTGTCGAACACGATGCAGCGGGAAGAGGTGGTGCCCTGGTCGATGGCCGCGATGAACGGGCCGGTGGTGTGAGCGTCGGTCACGGTGTACTCCTCGTTGAGTCTCTTCGGTCGTCAGTCTTACGGCTGTGGGTTACGCGAAGGCGATGCGGTAGAGGCCGCCCGCGAGCACGGCACCAATGATCGGGCCGGCGACCGGGATCCAGGCGTAGCCCCAGTCCGAGCCGCCCTTGTTGCGCAGCGGAAGGAGCGCGTGCACGATGCGCGGACCGAGGTCACGGGCCGGGTTGATGGCGTAACCGGTGGGCCCGCCGAGCGACAGGCCGATGCCGACGACCACGAAGGCGGTCATGAGGGCGCCGGTGCCGGAGAGGCCGAGGCCCTTCGTCAGGCCCTGGGTGAGGACCGCGAGCACGAGGACGAAGGTGCCGATGATCTCGGTCGCCAGGTTCTGCCACACGACGCGGATCTCCGGGCCGGTGGAGAAGATGCCGAGCACCGGGCCGCCGGGCGAGGGCTGCGCGTCCTTGCCGGTGACCGGGCCTTCCGGGTCCGCCACCGCGACCAGCTCGGGGTCGCTCATATGGGCCTGGAACTGCCCGTAGTACGCGACCCAGACCAGTGCGGCGCCGATCATCGCGCCGACCATCTGGCCGGCGATGTAGACCGGGACGTCGCTCCAGTCGCCGGTCTTGACCGCGATGCCGATGGTGACGGCCGGGTTGAGCTGCGCACCGGAGAGGCTGGAGGAGATGTAGACCGCGGTCAGCACCGCGAAGCCCCACCCGAAGGTGATGGCGAGCCAGCCGGAATTGCGGGCCTTGGAGCTCTTGAGAGTAACCGCCGCGCAGACGCCGCCGCCGAGAAGAATGAGTATGGCGGTACCGATGGTCTCGCCGATGAAGATGTTGTCGCTGGACACCCGCGACTCCTTTGTCCTTGTCCAGGGGAAGGGCAATGGCGGTCTCGAACTTCGTACATCCTACCGACTCCGTCGGCAGGTGTTCGACAATGTCGACCGTCGAACGGAAGTGTTCATCCGCGACGCGGCGAACGTCAAGGGGGGTGTGAGCCAAGACTCTTGAAAGTACGAAAAGTCTCAGAAACATTTTAGAAACGCGAGATGCCTCGGAAGCTGCCGGAAAGTGGCGAAATGCCTCAGAAACGCCCGGCGCCGAGGTCGCGCGAGACCGAGCGGGCGCAGTCCCGCACGGCGGCCACCAGCTGCGCGCGGATCTCCCCGCCGTCGCAGACCCGCTCGACCGCGCCGGTTATCGCCACGGCACCGACCGGCATCTTGCGCCGGTCATGGATCGGCGCGGCGATCGAGGCCACCCCGTCCCAGGTCTCCTCCAGGTCCGAGGCCCAGCCCCGGGCCCTGGTCAGGTCCAGTACGCCCTCGAAATCGGGCAGCTCGGTGATCGTGCGGGGGGTGAGCGCCTCGCGCTCCAGGTCGATGATCTCGTTGTGGGCGACCGGGTCGTACGCCGACAGCACCTTGCCCAGCGCACTGCTGTGCAGCGGGTGCATCGCGCCGACCTCCAGCACCTGCCGGCTGTCGTCGGGCCGGAAGACGTGGTGCACGATCAGCACGCCGTGCTGGTGCAGCACCCCGAGGTAGACCGCCTCGCCGCTGGAACGGGCCAGGTCGTCCGTCCAGACCAGGGCGCGGGCCCGCAGCTCGTGGACGTCCAGATAGCTGTTGCCCAGCCGCAGCAGCTCGGCGCCGAGCTGGTACTTGCCCGAGGCCGGGTCCTGCTCGACGAAACCCTCCTGCTGGAGTGTGCGCAGGATCCCGTGCGCCGTCCCCTTGGCGAGGCCGAGCGACGAGGCCACGTCCGACAGGCCGAGCCTCCGCTCCCCGCCGGCGAGCAGCCGCAGGATCGCAGCCGCCCTGGTGAGCGACTGGATGGGTCCTGGCATGTAACACCTTCCGTAATGACGGCCAGCAGTGGGTCGACAATGCTGAACAGTGGCAGACGATGCCGACCACATCTTCCCAGAGATGAGTGTGACACTTTGAGTCCGCCCCTCGGAATGCCCAGGAGCCGGGGAAGGCCGCGCGTTAGTCTGGCTCGCGTGCGGGTGTGATCGCATCGGACCCGCAAAGCCGACAGCCGTCGCATCCCAGGGAGCAGATCCATGGCCCAGCCGTCCCTTCCATCCGCAACCGCCCGAGCCGCAGCACTGCGGGAGGCCCTCGCCACCCGCGTCGTGGTGGCCGACGGGGCCATGGGCACCATGCTTCAGGCGCAGGACCCCACACTGGACGACTTCCAGGGCCTGGAAGGCTGCAACGAGGTACTGAGCGTCACCCGCCCCGACATCGTGCGCTCGGTCCACGAGGCGTACTACTCCGTGGGCGTCGACTGCGTCGAGACCAACACCTTCGGGGCGAACCACGCGGCGGCGAGCGAGTACGAGATCGCCGACCGGATCTTCGAGCTGTCCGAGGCGGGCGCCCGCATCGCCCGCGAGACCGCCGACGAGTTCACCGCCGGGGACGGCCGCCAGCGCTGGGTGCTGGGCTCGATCGGCCCGGGCACCAAGCTGCCATCGCTCGGCCACATCGCTTACGACGTGCTGCGCGACGGCTATCAGAAGAACTCCGAGGGCCTGCTGGCCGGCGGCTCCGACGCCCTCATCGTGGAGACCACGCAGGACCTGCTGCAGACCAAGGCGAGCCTCGTCGGCGCGCGCCGGGCGATGGAGGCCCTGGGCGTCGACGTGCCGCTGATCTGCTCCCTGGCCTTCGAGACGACCGGCGTGATGCTGCTGGGCTCCGAGATCGGCGCGGCGCTGACCTCCCTGGAGTCACTGGGCATCGACCTGATCGGCCTGAACTGCTCCACAGGACCGGCCGAGATGAGCGAACACCTGCGCTATCTGGCCCGGCACTCCCGTATCCCGCTGATGTGCATGCCGAACGCGGGCCTGCCGGTGCTGACCAAGGACGGCGCGTACTTCCCGCTGACCGCGCCCGAGCTGGCCGACGCCCAGGAGACCTTCGTACGGGACTACGGCCTCTCACTGGTCGGCGGCTGCTGCGGCTCCACGCCGGAGCACCTGCGCCAGGTCGTTGAACGGGTTCGCGACATGACGCCGGGCGTGCGGGAGGCGCGCCCCGAACCCGGCGCCTCCTCCCTCTACCAGACGGTGCCGTTCCGCCAGGACACCGCCTATATGGCCATCGGCGAGCGCACCAATGCCAACGGCTCCAAGAAGTTCCGCGAGGCCATGCTGGAGGCCCGCTGGGACGACTGCGTGGAGATGGCCCGCGATCAGATCCGCGAGGGCGCGCACATGCTCGACCTCTGCGTCGACTACGTGGGCCGCGACGGCGTTGCCGACATGGAGAAGCTGGCGGGACTCTTCGCGACCGCCTCCACGCTGCCGATCGTCCTTGACTCCACCGAGGTCGCCGTCGTCAGGGCGGGCCTGGAGAAGCTGGGCGGCCGGGCGGTCATCAACTCCGTCAACTACGAGGACGGCGACGGCCCGGAATCGCGCTTCGCGAAGATCACCTCGCTCGCGGTCGAACACGGCGCGGCCCTGATCGCGCTGACCATCGACGAGGAGGGCCAGGCCCGCACCCCCGAGCACAAGGTGGCGGTCGCCGAGCGGCTGATCGACGACCTGACCGGCAACTGGGGCGTACACGAGTCGGACATCCTCATCGACTGCCTGACCTTCACCATCTGTACCGGCCAGGAGGAGTCCCGCAAGGACGGCGTCAACACCATCGAGGCCATCCGCGAGCTCAAGCGCCGCCACCCGGACGTCCAGACCACCCTGGGCCTGTCCAACATCTCCTTCGGCCTCAACCCGGCCGCCCGCGTTGTGCTGAACTCGGTCTTCCTCAACGAGTGCGTCGAGGCCGGCCTGGACTCCGCGATCGTCCACGCCTCCAAGATCCTGCCCATCGCCCGCATCCCCGAGGAGCAGGTCCAGGTCGCCCTCGACCTGATCCACGACCGCCGCAGCGAGGGCTACGACCCGCTCCAGCGCTACCTGGAGCTGTTCGACGGTGTCGACCTCAAGTCCGTCAAGGCGGGCCGCGCCGAGGAGCTCGCCGCCCTCCCGCTGGACGAGCGCCTCCAGCGCCGCATCATCGACGGCGAGAAGAACGGCCTCGAAGCCGACCTGACCGAGGCGCTCGGCCTGCGCCCGGCCCTGGAGATCGTCAACGACACCCTCCTGGAGGGCATGAAGGTCGTCGGCGAGCTGTTCGGCTCCGGCCAGATGCAGCTGCCGTTCGTGCTCCAGTCCGCCGAGGTCATGAAGACCGCCGTGGCCTACCTGGAGCCCCACATGGAGAAGACCGACGACGAGGGCAAGGGCACCATCGTGCTGGCCACCGTGCGCGGCGACGTCCATGACATCGGCAAGAACCTCGTGGACATCATCCTGTCCAACAACGGCTACACCGTGGTCAACCTCGGCATCAAACAGCCCGTCTCCGCGATCCTGGACGCCGCGCAGGAGCACCGCGCCGACGTCATCGGCATGTCCGGCCTCCTGGTGAAGTCCACCGTGATCATGAAGGAGAACCTGGAGGAGCTCAACCAGCGCAAGCTGGCCGCCGACTACCCCGTCATCCTCGGCGGCGCCGCCCTGACCAGGGCGTACGTCGAGCAGGACCTCCACGAGATCTACGAGGGCGAGGTCCGCTACGCCCGGGACGCCTTCGAGGGCCTGCGCCTGATGGACGCCCTCATCGGCGTCAAGCGCGGCGTCCCCGGCGCCGTCCTGCCCGAGCTGAAGCAGCGCCGGGTGGCCAAGCGTGAGCCGGTGGTCGAGGAGCCCGAGGAGAACCGGGGCCAGATCCGCTCCGACGTCGCCACGGACAACCCCGTGCCCACCCCGCCCTTCTGGGGCTCCAAGGTCGTCAAGGGCATCCCGCTCAAGGAGTACGCCTCCTGGCTGGACGAGGGCGCCCTGTTCAAGGGCCAGTGGGGGCTGAAGCAGGCCCGCGCCGGCGGCCCGACGTACGAGGAGCTGGTGGAGACCGAGGGCCGGCCCCGGCTGCGCGGCCTGCTGGACCGCATGCAGACCGACGGACTGCTGGAGGCGGCCGTCACGTACGGGTACTTCCCCTGCGTGTCCAAGGGCGACGACCTGATCATCCTGGGCGAGGACGGCACCGAGCGCACCCGCTTCACCTTCCCCCGCCAGCGGCGCGGCCGCCGGCTCTGCCTGGCCGACTTCTTCCGCCCCGAGGACTCCGGCGAGACCGATGTGATCGGCATGCAGGTCGTCACCGTCGGCAACCGGGTCTCCGAGGCCGCCAACGAGCTGTTCGCCACCGACTCCTACCGCGAGTACCTGGAGCTGCACGGCCTGTCCGTCCAGCTCGCCGAGGCCCTCGCCGAGTACTGGCACGCCCGGGTCCGCTCGGAGCTGGGCTTCGCCTCCCAGGACCCCGCCGACGTCGAGGACATGTTCGCCCTGAAGTACCGCGGCGCCCGCTTCTCCCTCGGCTACGGCGCCTGCCCCGACCTGGAGGACCGCGCCAAGATCGCCCGCCTCCTGGAGCCGGAGCGGATCGGCGTGGTGCTGTCGGAGGAGTTCCAGCTCCACCCCGAGCAGTCCACGGACGCCATCGTCATCCACCACCCCGAGGCCAAGTACTTCAACGCCCGCTGACCACTGTCAGGCGAATCCGCCGGCGAAGTCGTAGACTGGACGGTCCGGTAGAGGCCGGTCGCCCGCCCCACCACCGTGGAGCCATGGCGACCGGCCTTCGTCTCCCCCTGAACAGCGCGAGGAGTGGGCCGTATGACCAGCACAATTCCCGCCGTGGACAACCGTCCGGCCGACGGTTCGGCACTGCAGGCCGTGCTTCTCGACATGGACGGCACCCTCGTGGACACCGAGGGCTTCTGGTGGGATGCGGAGGTCGAGGTCTTCGCCGAGATGGGCCACTACCTCGACGAGGCGCACCGCGAGGTCGTGGTCGGCGGCCCGATGACCCGCAGCCTGGGCCACCTGATCTCGGTCACCGGCACGAACGCCACCCTCGCCGAGCTGTCGGCCCTGATCAACCGTCGTTTCACCCAGCTGATCGGCCGGGGCGTGCCCCTGATGCCCGGCGCGCGCCGGCTGCTGACCGAACTCGGTGCCCACGGGGTGCCCACGGCGCTGGTCTCCGCCTCGCACCGGCACATCATCGACTCCGTACTGCGCTCGCTCGGCCCGGAGAACTTCGCCCTGTCGATCGCGGGCGACGAGGTCGCCAGGACCAAGCCGCACCCCGAGCCCTACCTCGTCGCGGCCGCCCGCCTCGGCGCCGACCCGGCCCGCTGCGTCGTCATCGAGGACGCCCCGACCGGCGTTACCGCGGCCGAGGCGGCAGGCTGCCGGGTGGTGGCCGTGCCGTCCATCGCGCCCATCGAATCGGCACCGGGCAGGA is part of the Streptomyces sp. NBC_01262 genome and harbors:
- a CDS encoding phosphotransferase enzyme family protein encodes the protein MTPHLAHGMGHEPVAPDWPPLTDGEAAAVLGGRGPVRVLWRSPRPLSAAALVEQAGRGLVFVKRHHVSVRTAESLGEEHGFLRHLRERGAPVVEVLDVVALGEWVYEVHTAGRGTDLYQDALSWTPFASVGHAAAAGAALARLHAAAEGYDAPRRRPQPLVASFTVFASADPVAGLERYVAERPALGAALAGRAWREDVVRIHLPFHERLAPFLDKLEPMWTHNDWHASNLLWDAGTSQVSTVLDFGLSDRTTAVHDLATAIERNVVQWLDLPTGQVRVEFDHLGALLGGYSAVRPLSGAEAAALPELLPLVHAEFALSEVDYFHGVVGSAQNTALAYDYFTEHARWFGGERGAELLGRVRQSVGGR
- a CDS encoding glycerol-3-phosphate dehydrogenase/oxidase, with amino-acid sequence MSTLQSVPTLGTHPTAGRNPGRSETRDLLSHATYDLLVIGGGILGTSVAWHAAQSGLRVAMVDAGDFAGATSSASSKLVHGGLRYLQTGAVKLVAENHQERRALAKDVAPHLVNPLTFYLPVYKGGPVSAPVLGAGVFAYTALSAFGDGVGKVISPARAAADNPGLNTENLKAVAVYYDHQMNDSRMAIMTVRAAVEAGAVVLNHSEVTGLRFTRGRVSGADLKDRLDGAEFGVDARVVLNATGPWVDHLRKMEDAGSDPSIRLSKGAHVVLKRKAPWKAAMATPVDKYRITFALPWEDQLMLGTTDEEYTGDPADVRATEADIQQILDEARLSVKDEHLDRSLITYAFAGLRVLPGGPGDVKKAKRETVVTEGRGGMLSVAGGKWTTYRHIGRTVIGKLAQLPGGPLREDMVPLARLPKRMPLPGVANPNAVAHRLLVDRDPGSRIDPLTARHLATHYGSLSFDIARLVNEDPSLGERIHPDGPEIWAQVVYARDHEWAETADDVLRRRTTLTVRGLDDAAVRERVEELLAKRA
- the glpK gene encoding glycerol kinase GlpK; amino-acid sequence: MTDAHTTGPFIAAIDQGTTSSRCIVFDKDGRIVSVDQKEHEQIFPKPGWVEHDAAEIWTNVQEVVDSAITKAGITSADVKAIGITNQRETTLLWDKATGEPVHNALVWQDTRTDALCKELGRNVGQDRFRRETGLPLASYFAGPKIRWLLDNVEGLRERAERGEILFGTMDSWVIWNLTGGPNGGVHVTDVTNASRTLLMNLATLQWDEKILASIGVPAAVLPEIRSSAEVYGHAASGLLAGVPVASALGDQQAALFGQTCFAEGEAKSTYGTGTFLLMNTGETPVNSYNGLLTTVGYRIGDQKPVYALEGSIAVTGSLVQWMRDQMGLIKSAAEIETLASSVEDNGGAYFVPAFSGLFAPHWRSDARGVIAGLTRYVTKAHIARAVLEATAWQTREIVDAMTKDSGVELAAVKVDGGMTSNNLLMQTLADFLDAPVVRPMVAETTCLGAAYAAGLAVGFWADTDELRANWRRAAEWTPNMDAAQRDREYKSWLKAVERTMGWIEDEE
- a CDS encoding MIP/aquaporin family protein codes for the protein MSSDNIFIGETIGTAILILLGGGVCAAVTLKSSKARNSGWLAITFGWGFAVLTAVYISSSLSGAQLNPAVTIGIAVKTGDWSDVPVYIAGQMVGAMIGAALVWVAYYGQFQAHMSDPELVAVADPEGPVTGKDAQPSPGGPVLGIFSTGPEIRVVWQNLATEIIGTFVLVLAVLTQGLTKGLGLSGTGALMTAFVVVGIGLSLGGPTGYAINPARDLGPRIVHALLPLRNKGGSDWGYAWIPVAGPIIGAVLAGGLYRIAFA
- a CDS encoding IclR family transcriptional regulator, giving the protein MPGPIQSLTRAAAILRLLAGGERRLGLSDVASSLGLAKGTAHGILRTLQQEGFVEQDPASGKYQLGAELLRLGNSYLDVHELRARALVWTDDLARSSGEAVYLGVLHQHGVLIVHHVFRPDDSRQVLEVGAMHPLHSSALGKVLSAYDPVAHNEIIDLEREALTPRTITELPDFEGVLDLTRARGWASDLEETWDGVASIAAPIHDRRKMPVGAVAITGAVERVCDGGEIRAQLVAAVRDCARSVSRDLGAGRF
- the metH gene encoding methionine synthase; the protein is MAQPSLPSATARAAALREALATRVVVADGAMGTMLQAQDPTLDDFQGLEGCNEVLSVTRPDIVRSVHEAYYSVGVDCVETNTFGANHAAASEYEIADRIFELSEAGARIARETADEFTAGDGRQRWVLGSIGPGTKLPSLGHIAYDVLRDGYQKNSEGLLAGGSDALIVETTQDLLQTKASLVGARRAMEALGVDVPLICSLAFETTGVMLLGSEIGAALTSLESLGIDLIGLNCSTGPAEMSEHLRYLARHSRIPLMCMPNAGLPVLTKDGAYFPLTAPELADAQETFVRDYGLSLVGGCCGSTPEHLRQVVERVRDMTPGVREARPEPGASSLYQTVPFRQDTAYMAIGERTNANGSKKFREAMLEARWDDCVEMARDQIREGAHMLDLCVDYVGRDGVADMEKLAGLFATASTLPIVLDSTEVAVVRAGLEKLGGRAVINSVNYEDGDGPESRFAKITSLAVEHGAALIALTIDEEGQARTPEHKVAVAERLIDDLTGNWGVHESDILIDCLTFTICTGQEESRKDGVNTIEAIRELKRRHPDVQTTLGLSNISFGLNPAARVVLNSVFLNECVEAGLDSAIVHASKILPIARIPEEQVQVALDLIHDRRSEGYDPLQRYLELFDGVDLKSVKAGRAEELAALPLDERLQRRIIDGEKNGLEADLTEALGLRPALEIVNDTLLEGMKVVGELFGSGQMQLPFVLQSAEVMKTAVAYLEPHMEKTDDEGKGTIVLATVRGDVHDIGKNLVDIILSNNGYTVVNLGIKQPVSAILDAAQEHRADVIGMSGLLVKSTVIMKENLEELNQRKLAADYPVILGGAALTRAYVEQDLHEIYEGEVRYARDAFEGLRLMDALIGVKRGVPGAVLPELKQRRVAKREPVVEEPEENRGQIRSDVATDNPVPTPPFWGSKVVKGIPLKEYASWLDEGALFKGQWGLKQARAGGPTYEELVETEGRPRLRGLLDRMQTDGLLEAAVTYGYFPCVSKGDDLIILGEDGTERTRFTFPRQRRGRRLCLADFFRPEDSGETDVIGMQVVTVGNRVSEAANELFATDSYREYLELHGLSVQLAEALAEYWHARVRSELGFASQDPADVEDMFALKYRGARFSLGYGACPDLEDRAKIARLLEPERIGVVLSEEFQLHPEQSTDAIVIHHPEAKYFNAR
- a CDS encoding HAD family hydrolase; this translates as MTSTIPAVDNRPADGSALQAVLLDMDGTLVDTEGFWWDAEVEVFAEMGHYLDEAHREVVVGGPMTRSLGHLISVTGTNATLAELSALINRRFTQLIGRGVPLMPGARRLLTELGAHGVPTALVSASHRHIIDSVLRSLGPENFALSIAGDEVARTKPHPEPYLVAAARLGADPARCVVIEDAPTGVTAAEAAGCRVVAVPSIAPIESAPGRSVVRSLEHIDLTFLRSLITAVH